A single genomic interval of Rosistilla ulvae harbors:
- a CDS encoding sodium/solute symporter: MIYEPSTIAVVIFLAFVGLTLGLSFYLGRQAKSSAGFFTAHGQIPWFVNGVAFAGDYLSAASFLGICGMIAFSGYDGFLYSIGYLAGWIVALFVVAEPMKRLGKFTFADALNSTFNSRGIKLVVGISTLVVSIFYLIPQMVGAGVLIQPLLGFPHWVGVVLVGATVICIVTSAGMLSTTWVQFLKGSLLVIFSGVLTYMILGRGFTAQEGGIDGHVFQTVGPLTVENLESELLATPQLAGGKIIPATGDWEGKDFIRTRDSEGKMIVWRVEKKEDGTATLLEGQILTTTADGETLVNGLVKGTEKGGAELHPIGYISKLSGDRKETGPLGFLSFFRELGTSEVTLWNEQKIADTDGAKSTVYYPTPVSGSEVLRPGRKFTGIRSDNPIDRLNFLSLMLALFCGTASLPHILIRYYTVKDEAAARKSTIVGIAAIGFFYVLTLYMGLGAMASGALDVTTSNMSAPLLAKSINEWLFAIISAIAFTTVLGTVSGLIIASAGAVTHDLLVSSLGFKLTGDEEVRVAKLASVTVGIIAIVLGILFKDLNVSFLVGWAFSIAASANLPALIMLLFWRGTTHQGIIAAVTVGMVSSLGWILLSGDTYAKVYGLDAADAIVPFSQPGIVTIPLGFITLVVVSLMTRPKTAAS; this comes from the coding sequence ATGATTTACGAACCTTCGACGATCGCTGTTGTGATCTTTTTGGCGTTTGTTGGCCTGACCTTGGGGCTGAGCTTCTATCTGGGGCGGCAAGCGAAATCGTCCGCCGGATTCTTTACAGCCCACGGACAGATCCCTTGGTTTGTCAACGGCGTCGCGTTTGCTGGCGATTATTTGTCAGCCGCTTCGTTCCTCGGAATCTGCGGGATGATCGCCTTCAGTGGTTACGACGGCTTCCTTTATTCGATCGGCTACCTCGCCGGTTGGATCGTGGCCCTGTTTGTCGTCGCCGAACCGATGAAGCGACTCGGCAAATTCACCTTCGCCGACGCTCTGAATTCCACTTTCAATTCCCGCGGCATCAAGCTGGTCGTGGGGATCAGCACGCTGGTCGTCAGCATCTTCTACTTGATCCCGCAGATGGTCGGTGCGGGCGTCTTGATTCAACCGCTGCTCGGCTTTCCGCATTGGGTGGGCGTCGTCTTGGTCGGCGCCACGGTGATCTGCATCGTCACCTCGGCCGGGATGTTGTCGACGACTTGGGTTCAGTTCCTCAAAGGTTCGCTGTTGGTGATCTTCTCTGGCGTGCTGACCTATATGATCCTTGGACGCGGCTTCACGGCGCAGGAAGGTGGAATCGACGGGCACGTCTTCCAAACCGTGGGACCGTTGACTGTCGAGAACCTGGAATCGGAACTGCTTGCCACGCCGCAACTCGCCGGCGGCAAGATCATTCCCGCGACGGGCGACTGGGAAGGCAAAGACTTCATTCGCACTCGTGACAGTGAGGGGAAGATGATCGTCTGGCGGGTCGAAAAAAAGGAGGACGGAACCGCTACGTTGTTGGAAGGCCAGATTCTTACAACAACTGCCGATGGCGAGACGTTGGTCAACGGTTTGGTCAAGGGAACCGAAAAGGGAGGAGCCGAACTGCACCCGATCGGATATATCAGCAAGCTCTCGGGCGACCGCAAAGAGACCGGGCCGCTCGGCTTCCTTTCGTTCTTCCGTGAACTGGGGACCAGTGAAGTCACCCTCTGGAACGAGCAGAAGATCGCCGATACCGATGGGGCCAAATCGACAGTCTATTACCCGACGCCGGTCTCGGGATCGGAAGTCCTTCGCCCGGGACGCAAATTCACTGGCATTCGCAGCGACAATCCGATCGATCGATTGAACTTTCTGTCGCTGATGCTGGCTCTGTTCTGCGGCACCGCTTCGCTTCCCCACATCTTGATCCGCTACTACACGGTCAAAGACGAAGCGGCGGCGCGAAAGAGTACGATTGTCGGGATCGCGGCGATCGGATTCTTTTATGTGCTGACCCTTTATATGGGCTTGGGCGCGATGGCGAGTGGTGCCTTGGATGTGACGACCAGCAATATGTCCGCCCCGTTGTTGGCCAAGAGCATCAACGAGTGGTTGTTTGCAATCATCTCGGCGATCGCCTTTACAACGGTTCTGGGAACGGTCAGCGGTCTGATCATCGCGTCGGCCGGAGCGGTCACGCACGATCTTCTCGTCTCGTCGCTTGGGTTCAAATTGACCGGTGACGAAGAGGTCCGCGTCGCCAAGTTGGCGTCGGTGACTGTCGGGATCATTGCGATCGTGCTGGGGATCTTGTTCAAAGATCTGAACGTCAGCTTTCTTGTCGGCTGGGCGTTCAGCATCGCCGCATCGGCGAACCTGCCCGCGTTGATCATGTTGTTGTTCTGGCGCGGGACAACGCATCAAGGAATCATCGCGGCGGTCACCGTCGGGATGGTCTCGTCGTTGGGCTGGATCCTGTTGAGCGGCGATACCTATGCGAAGGTCTACGGTCTCGATGCCGCCGACGCGATCGTGCCGTTCAGCCAACCCGGTATCGTGACGATCCCGCTGGGCTTCATCACGCTGGTCGTCGTTTCGC
- a CDS encoding DUF485 domain-containing protein has translation MNWKPMQARNSRIGLILFFCYLLLYSGFVFINALSPDSMDMQPIDGINLAIVYGFVLIVGAFAMALLYGLLCKNDAPSDNDGEAKQ, from the coding sequence ATGAATTGGAAACCCATGCAAGCTCGGAATTCACGGATCGGTCTGATCCTTTTCTTTTGTTATCTGCTGCTCTACAGCGGGTTTGTGTTCATCAATGCGCTCTCTCCCGACTCGATGGACATGCAACCGATCGACGGAATCAATCTGGCGATCGTCTACGGTTTTGTCCTGATCGTGGGGGCGTTTGCGATGGCCCTGCTGTACGGTCTGCTGTGTAAAAACGACGCTCCAAGCGATAACGATGGGGAGGCGAAGCAATGA
- a CDS encoding UDP-2,3-diacylglucosamine diphosphatase encodes MTSTQHTTASHRTPANATWELSDARTLFLSDIHLGSRFCQAEPLLELLQRCLPQKIYLVGDVVDNRRMSRRIRWTPAYNRLVARLFDLGVSGTEIYYTPGNHDTFLRSFVEDYRLVQIRDSFVHQCADGKRLAVLHGDQFDMVESKMHWLSSLGSLAYEGLLAIDRSINAVLGLFGGRQIPISRSLKLWAKSIVQKKSGFHQQLCDFARDQDCEGVVCGHIHKPEITQIEEIMYLNTGDWIEHCSAIVEWPDGRLQLIDAHNLAKTQRREPTFHRLRSNA; translated from the coding sequence TTGACGAGCACACAACACACCACAGCGTCGCATCGAACCCCAGCCAATGCAACCTGGGAATTGTCCGACGCAAGAACGCTGTTTCTTTCCGACATTCACTTGGGCAGCCGGTTCTGCCAAGCCGAACCTCTTCTGGAATTACTCCAGCGCTGCCTGCCGCAGAAGATCTATCTGGTCGGTGATGTCGTCGACAACCGCCGGATGAGCCGTCGGATTCGATGGACTCCCGCCTACAACCGCTTGGTCGCACGGTTGTTCGACCTGGGCGTCTCGGGAACCGAGATCTATTACACACCTGGAAACCACGACACGTTTTTGCGCAGCTTTGTCGAAGACTATCGACTTGTCCAAATCCGTGATTCGTTTGTCCATCAGTGCGCCGACGGGAAGCGGTTGGCCGTATTGCATGGCGATCAATTCGACATGGTCGAAAGCAAGATGCATTGGCTGTCGAGCTTGGGGTCGCTTGCCTACGAAGGTCTGCTGGCGATCGATCGCAGCATCAACGCGGTGCTCGGATTGTTTGGCGGTCGACAGATTCCGATCAGCCGCAGCCTGAAGCTGTGGGCCAAAAGCATCGTTCAAAAGAAGAGCGGCTTCCACCAGCAGCTGTGCGACTTTGCTCGCGATCAAGATTGCGAAGGAGTGGTCTGTGGGCATATCCACAAACCGGAGATCACGCAGATCGAAGAGATCATGTACCTCAACACCGGCGATTGGATCGAGCACTGCAGCGCGATCGTCGAGTGGCCCGACGGACGGCTGCAATTGATCGACGCCCACAACTTGGCAAAGACGCAGCGACGCGAGCCGACATTCCATCGGCTGCGTTCCAACGCTTGA